A portion of the Sphingobacterium spiritivorum genome contains these proteins:
- a CDS encoding DUF2891 domain-containing protein has protein sequence MMNRIILMLPVLFGLFSCQSTENKNNAAQDSVKSIQLDAQQAQRILDLPLHCLTTEYPNKLGQVIGSEQDLKTPKQLRPVFYGCFDWHSSVHGYWSVIKILKTHPDLDKDGHNRQLLKQHITPENVQVELAFFQDKNNLGFERTYGWAWLFKLQEELLSWNDTDAKQWAQNLQPLVDILVDRYQTYLPKLVYPIRSGQHDNSAFGFSLSLDYARAVGNKEFENILAEHAKRLYTQDKNCDLAYEPSGSDFLSPCLEEALVMSKILPQAAYKTWLKTFMPQLFEADFSLKPAVVKDRTDGKLVHLDGLNFSRATCLNGIAKALPELHHLKKVGHEHLAFSLPNISNDDYMGSHWLGTFALYALAHQD, from the coding sequence ATGATGAACCGAATTATTTTGATGCTTCCTGTTTTGTTTGGGCTATTTTCCTGCCAATCAACTGAAAATAAGAATAATGCTGCTCAGGATTCTGTGAAAAGTATTCAGCTGGATGCGCAGCAGGCACAGCGCATTCTGGATCTTCCTCTCCACTGTCTGACTACAGAGTATCCGAATAAACTCGGACAGGTGATAGGTAGTGAGCAGGATCTCAAAACACCTAAGCAATTAAGACCTGTCTTCTATGGCTGTTTTGACTGGCATTCTTCTGTACACGGATATTGGTCTGTTATCAAAATTTTAAAAACACATCCTGATCTGGATAAAGATGGTCATAATCGTCAGTTACTGAAGCAACATATCACTCCTGAAAATGTACAGGTAGAGCTGGCTTTTTTTCAGGATAAAAATAACCTCGGTTTTGAGCGTACATATGGCTGGGCCTGGTTATTCAAATTGCAGGAAGAGCTGCTAAGCTGGAATGATACGGATGCCAAGCAGTGGGCGCAGAATCTACAGCCCTTAGTAGATATATTGGTAGACCGATACCAAACCTATCTGCCTAAATTAGTCTATCCTATCCGTTCCGGACAGCATGATAATTCTGCATTTGGTTTCTCGCTTTCACTGGACTATGCAAGAGCTGTAGGCAATAAAGAGTTTGAAAATATACTGGCAGAGCATGCAAAACGCTTATATACTCAGGACAAGAATTGTGATCTGGCCTATGAGCCAAGTGGCTCTGATTTTCTGTCTCCCTGTCTGGAAGAGGCGCTTGTCATGAGTAAAATATTGCCACAGGCAGCGTATAAAACCTGGTTAAAGACTTTTATGCCACAATTGTTTGAAGCCGATTTTTCATTAAAGCCGGCTGTCGTAAAAGATCGCACAGACGGCAAGCTGGTTCATCTGGATGGTTTGAATTTCAGCCGTGCCACTTGTCTTAATGGTATTGCAAAGGCCTTGCCTGAGTTGCACCATCTCAAAAAGGTAGGACATGAGCATCTTGCTTTCTCGCTACCTAATATCTCAAATGATGATTATATGGGCAGTCATTGGCTAGGTACATTTGCTCTCTATGCACTAGCGCATCAGGATTAG
- a CDS encoding SusC/RagA family TonB-linked outer membrane protein, which translates to MKQKLFNLLVCIVFFNSLAFGQEKNVTGRVTSSKDENLPDVTVAVSGTSRGARTNGSGIYSIQVSPGETLIFKYIGFSDKYIVVGSSDIYNVTLVPSESVLDEVVVVGYGAGRSRSSVVGSYVQVTTNDIKGKPSANALETLQGKVPGLQVFTSSGEPSVTQSVRLQGVGSLGASSTPLYVLDGIPINTGSIVSMNPEDFESITVLKDASATSIYGSRAANGVIYFTSKKGKAADRATVTARAQYGWTDLASRKMQNTLMTSSELQEFWLETKYKTQQEIDEIRKNWPNDFKWDTYYFQKNVPLKQMDLNISGGSARTQYYISAGYMDAKGVMYRSGFDRITLRSNVTSHINDWIQLGANLAGGYDRRETNGWTLNSTNGGLALLALPWYTPYDKNGKEYYEEQIPGWGRYSPKYLADKNPSRGRNQQFNPNVFVQAIPIKNLILRSQAGIDYFNYRGSSRRMPSYAASPRQGTGNESWTQGVARTLTNTIEYKLVLKDKHKLGILGGHEFSDYDEQNFSASVEGLTDDALILLSAGSKNKNVGQTKTQYAYNSYFGRLSYGYNDTYYIDGTLRQDESSRFGRENRKATFWSVGGMWNMKKEKFLSDVDWINTLQIRASAGTSGNSAIGNYNSLNTVSANIYDGQTSWGIAQPGNPNLAWEEQIKTNFGFGVRLFDRLNLDIEFFNRVTKNMLVDVPYPYTSGFSAITENVGSLRNRGMDISFSVDIVRSSDYYFSPYVNLGLVQQKVTELFQGKNYWIIPNTGVSWAVGKPIEFFYPIQSGVNPQTGLMEWFMPGDDISQTTKDPGRITSVFSSSALQQSTGIKRYPPFNGGFGFQSGYKGIYLNADLIFSSGKYLINNDRYFFENASNFAGFNQSRNVRDYWKAPGDQTRFPKYGQVNQFDSGLIENASFIRLKGLTIGYNLPKSLFQNMKFFKGTRVYYTGRNLLLFTKYQGPDPEIDTNVTYGANPNTKQSVLGIELQF; encoded by the coding sequence ATGAAACAAAAGTTATTCAATCTTTTAGTCTGTATCGTTTTTTTTAATTCACTTGCATTTGGACAGGAAAAAAACGTCACAGGCCGGGTCACATCATCTAAAGATGAAAATCTTCCTGATGTCACAGTAGCCGTATCGGGTACATCGAGAGGAGCACGAACAAATGGTAGCGGAATATATAGTATTCAGGTTTCACCGGGTGAGACTTTAATTTTTAAGTATATAGGGTTTTCAGATAAATATATTGTTGTTGGTTCTTCGGATATCTACAACGTTACTTTGGTGCCATCTGAATCCGTTTTAGATGAGGTTGTAGTAGTTGGATATGGAGCCGGCAGGAGCCGTTCATCTGTTGTCGGATCTTATGTTCAGGTGACAACTAACGATATAAAGGGTAAACCGTCTGCTAATGCATTGGAAACCCTACAGGGAAAAGTTCCCGGTTTGCAAGTCTTTACATCTTCGGGAGAACCTTCCGTAACACAATCTGTACGATTACAGGGTGTGGGATCTTTGGGGGCAAGTTCAACACCACTCTATGTATTAGACGGAATTCCGATAAATACAGGTTCTATAGTCTCGATGAATCCGGAAGATTTTGAAAGTATAACAGTGCTGAAAGATGCTTCTGCAACTTCTATCTATGGATCACGGGCTGCTAACGGTGTTATTTATTTTACCAGTAAGAAGGGAAAAGCTGCTGACCGGGCTACGGTAACAGCAAGAGCTCAATACGGCTGGACGGATCTCGCATCGCGTAAAATGCAGAATACATTAATGACGTCTTCAGAGTTGCAGGAATTTTGGTTAGAAACTAAATACAAAACGCAGCAAGAGATCGATGAAATCAGGAAAAACTGGCCGAATGATTTTAAATGGGATACTTATTATTTTCAGAAAAATGTACCCCTAAAACAGATGGACCTGAATATTTCCGGAGGATCCGCCAGGACACAATACTATATTTCGGCAGGATATATGGATGCGAAAGGAGTCATGTACCGATCTGGCTTTGACAGAATCACGCTCAGAAGCAATGTGACATCTCATATCAATGACTGGATACAACTTGGTGCTAATCTAGCTGGTGGGTATGACCGTAGAGAAACCAATGGATGGACATTAAATAGTACGAACGGAGGTCTGGCTCTTTTAGCTTTACCCTGGTACACACCTTACGATAAGAATGGTAAGGAATATTATGAAGAACAGATCCCTGGTTGGGGAAGATATTCACCAAAATATCTGGCAGATAAAAATCCGAGTAGAGGACGTAATCAACAATTCAATCCGAATGTGTTCGTTCAGGCTATACCGATCAAGAATCTGATACTACGTTCTCAGGCTGGTATAGATTACTTTAATTACAGAGGTTCATCCAGACGAATGCCATCTTATGCAGCTTCACCCCGACAAGGTACAGGTAATGAAAGCTGGACACAAGGAGTAGCGCGTACGCTGACCAATACAATAGAATATAAGCTGGTTTTAAAAGATAAACACAAACTGGGTATCCTGGGAGGGCATGAATTCTCGGATTATGATGAGCAGAATTTTTCTGCATCCGTTGAGGGATTGACAGATGATGCCTTAATACTGTTATCTGCGGGGTCAAAAAACAAGAATGTTGGACAGACTAAAACACAATATGCTTATAACTCATATTTTGGAAGGTTGAGTTATGGATATAATGATACCTATTATATCGATGGTACACTCCGGCAGGATGAATCTTCCCGGTTTGGCCGGGAGAATAGGAAAGCTACTTTCTGGTCAGTCGGAGGTATGTGGAATATGAAAAAAGAAAAATTCTTATCAGATGTTGACTGGATTAATACATTACAGATTAGAGCAAGTGCAGGAACTTCTGGAAATTCTGCGATAGGTAACTATAATTCCCTTAACACTGTTTCTGCAAATATCTATGACGGACAGACTTCGTGGGGAATAGCTCAACCTGGTAATCCTAATCTGGCCTGGGAAGAACAGATCAAAACCAATTTTGGTTTCGGAGTACGGCTATTTGACAGGCTAAATCTGGACATAGAATTTTTTAACAGAGTGACTAAAAATATGCTGGTTGATGTACCATATCCATATACTTCTGGATTTTCTGCTATTACTGAAAACGTAGGTTCGCTCAGAAACAGAGGGATGGATATCAGTTTTAGTGTAGATATTGTCAGATCTTCCGATTATTATTTTAGTCCCTATGTCAATCTGGGGCTAGTACAACAGAAAGTAACGGAATTATTTCAGGGGAAAAATTATTGGATTATCCCTAATACAGGGGTGAGCTGGGCTGTCGGGAAGCCTATCGAGTTTTTCTATCCGATTCAGTCTGGTGTAAATCCTCAAACTGGTCTGATGGAATGGTTTATGCCGGGAGATGATATTTCTCAGACAACAAAAGATCCCGGCCGGATTACTTCTGTGTTTAGCTCCTCTGCTTTGCAGCAGAGTACGGGTATAAAAAGATATCCGCCGTTTAATGGAGGTTTTGGTTTTCAATCCGGCTATAAAGGTATTTATCTGAATGCAGATTTAATTTTTTCATCCGGAAAATACCTGATTAACAACGATCGGTATTTCTTTGAGAATGCTTCAAATTTTGCAGGCTTCAATCAATCCCGTAACGTTCGCGATTACTGGAAAGCTCCAGGCGATCAGACCCGGTTTCCAAAATATGGACAGGTGAATCAATTTGATTCCGGACTCATAGAAAATGCTTCTTTTATAAGACTCAAGGGGCTGACAATTGGGTATAATCTGCCCAAGTCACTATTTCAGAATATGAAATTTTTCAAAGGAACAAGGGTCTATTATACAGGAAGAAATTTACTGCTCTTTACAAAATATCAAGGGCCGGATCCTGAAATTGATACCAATGTCACATATGGAGCAAACCCCAATACGAAGCAGTCAGTTTTGGGAATTGAATTACAATTTTAA
- a CDS encoding major royal jelly family protein has product MNSLTPARGQGTLPEDDRLEVVAAFGQSQPIGVSVSSDNRVFVSFPKREPYEMGLAEVKNGKRTAYPNVEWNRKEGNEDEVFVNVQDIYVDGNDHLWVLDSKPAPQNSVFGNDGSGEKKNGQFKLLQIDLHTDSVLHVFNFDDLDKGKSGLNDVRVDTDKKLAYLSDPGQAAIVILDLISGKSRVVLQHHFSTLADSGMVLTYEGKKMEDKSGNMFRSNVNGIALTKDLRYFYYRPINGLHLYRIETKYLADDKLSQQQLSSYVEDMGETAVCHGMEADAAGNIYITSSLDYSIKYFTPAGKLITLVQDPRLIWPDSLGIGTDGYLYFSCAQVNRLPQWNGGTDKTSFPYRIYRVKLPPTS; this is encoded by the coding sequence ATGAATTCACTAACGCCTGCTCGGGGCCAGGGTACACTTCCGGAAGATGACCGCCTAGAGGTTGTGGCAGCCTTCGGACAATCTCAGCCGATCGGTGTATCGGTATCATCTGATAATCGTGTTTTTGTTTCTTTTCCTAAGCGGGAGCCTTATGAAATGGGATTGGCAGAAGTAAAGAATGGAAAGCGGACAGCTTATCCAAATGTAGAATGGAACCGCAAAGAAGGAAATGAGGACGAAGTATTTGTCAATGTGCAGGATATATATGTAGATGGCAACGATCATCTGTGGGTACTGGACTCTAAACCTGCACCTCAGAATTCGGTATTCGGAAATGACGGATCCGGTGAGAAGAAAAACGGACAATTTAAACTGTTGCAAATCGATTTGCATACCGATTCGGTTCTCCATGTCTTTAATTTTGATGATTTGGATAAGGGCAAATCCGGTCTGAATGATGTGCGTGTGGATACGGATAAAAAACTGGCCTACCTTTCGGATCCGGGGCAAGCTGCCATCGTGATTCTTGACCTTATAAGTGGAAAGAGCCGGGTTGTTTTGCAGCATCATTTTTCGACTTTGGCAGATTCCGGTATGGTGCTAACTTATGAGGGTAAAAAAATGGAGGACAAGTCCGGAAATATGTTCAGGTCCAATGTAAATGGAATAGCACTTACCAAAGATTTAAGATACTTTTATTACAGACCTATTAATGGTCTTCATTTATATCGTATAGAAACTAAATATCTGGCAGATGATAAGCTTTCTCAACAGCAACTTAGTTCTTATGTGGAGGATATGGGAGAGACTGCTGTATGCCACGGTATGGAAGCGGATGCAGCCGGCAATATTTATATCACTTCCTCTCTGGATTACAGTATTAAATATTTCACACCCGCCGGCAAACTGATCACGCTTGTGCAGGATCCACGGTTGATCTGGCCGGATTCCTTAGGTATAGGTACAGACGGATACCTGTATTTCTCCTGTGCTCAGGTCAACAGATTACCGCAATGGAACGGAGGTACAGATAAAACTTCTTTTCCGTACCGTATTTATCGTGTTAAATTACCGCCAACTTCTTAA
- a CDS encoding YbhN family protein, whose product MASKIYKIIFFILGLGTLGYMVYSLGPEVIWENIQKTGWWFVPVLLSWLVIYLMNAMALRDILLEKDNPKTRLPFGKIFQLIVTGFSINYITPFVALGGEPYRIMELKPYVGSSKAGSSILLYTMMHILSHLVFWVASVGLILWFVPASKIVVIACVTIILMAVLGVWWFSKGYKKGITVSLMKSLSKLPFVGKKIALYEQEHHELLTDVDNQVRSLYVDRKRNFYTSLCWEFFARVVGCAEIYFIAHALGLPMTYIECLIVSSGSSLFANLIFFFPMQLGTREGGMAMAVASVGYQASVGVFIGIATRIRELVWIAIGLLMMSFAKRSKTKREAQLNESGN is encoded by the coding sequence ATGGCGAGTAAAATCTATAAAATTATTTTCTTTATTCTGGGTCTTGGTACTTTGGGCTATATGGTCTATTCCCTTGGTCCGGAAGTAATATGGGAAAATATACAAAAGACAGGGTGGTGGTTTGTACCGGTTCTGCTGAGCTGGCTGGTCATCTACCTGATGAATGCTATGGCTCTGAGAGATATTCTTCTGGAAAAGGATAACCCTAAGACACGACTGCCATTTGGTAAAATCTTTCAATTGATTGTTACCGGTTTTTCTATCAATTATATCACACCTTTTGTGGCACTAGGAGGAGAACCATACCGTATTATGGAACTGAAGCCCTATGTAGGGAGTTCTAAAGCCGGATCCTCTATTTTGCTGTACACGATGATGCATATCCTTTCTCATCTTGTATTCTGGGTAGCATCGGTAGGCCTTATTCTCTGGTTTGTACCTGCAAGTAAAATTGTCGTAATCGCGTGTGTGACTATTATTCTGATGGCTGTGCTGGGGGTGTGGTGGTTTTCAAAAGGATACAAAAAGGGAATTACAGTGAGTCTGATGAAGTCTCTTAGTAAGCTGCCTTTTGTAGGAAAGAAAATAGCGCTGTATGAGCAGGAGCATCACGAACTTTTGACAGATGTAGATAATCAGGTGAGGTCGTTATATGTAGATCGTAAGAGAAATTTCTACACCTCTTTATGCTGGGAGTTTTTTGCCCGTGTAGTTGGATGTGCTGAAATTTATTTTATAGCCCACGCATTGGGACTTCCGATGACTTATATCGAATGTCTGATTGTAAGTTCCGGATCATCTCTGTTTGCCAATCTGATTTTCTTTTTCCCTATGCAATTAGGCACGCGGGAAGGGGGGATGGCTATGGCTGTCGCCAGTGTAGGATATCAGGCTTCAGTAGGTGTGTTTATCGGTATTGCAACCCGTATCCGTGAGCTGGTATGGATTGCTATAGGTCTTCTTATGATGAGCTTTGCCAAGAGGAGCAAAACCAAGAGAGAAGCACAGTTAAATGAATCAGGAAATTAA
- a CDS encoding aldo/keto reductase: protein MKYRKIGKSDLQLSTITFGAWAAGGWMWGSTDRNEAIKAIQAGLEEGMTSIDTAPIYGQGTSEEIVGEAIKGLSRDKIQILTKFGMRWDTDQGDLVGPSKNNQGQDITIYKYAGKDSVIYECEQSLKRLGTDYIDLYQIHWNDKTTAIEETFEAVARLIEQGKIRYAGVCNYDKDQVARAASVCPIISDQIPYSMVNRGIEKETVPYCIANDIGILAYSPMERGLLTGKMKPGQQFGAGDHRANLPFFTDDSIARTNAFLKTIEPIADKYDVTLGQLVLGWTVAQPGITIALAGARNASQTISNARAGDLEIEQQDIDTITKELHTMLP from the coding sequence ATGAAATATCGGAAAATTGGAAAAAGCGATCTTCAACTATCGACTATTACTTTTGGCGCCTGGGCTGCCGGAGGATGGATGTGGGGAAGTACAGATCGTAATGAGGCTATAAAAGCGATACAAGCTGGCTTGGAAGAAGGGATGACATCTATAGATACAGCACCTATCTATGGGCAGGGCACAAGTGAAGAAATCGTTGGTGAAGCTATTAAAGGATTGTCGCGCGACAAGATTCAGATTCTGACTAAGTTCGGAATGCGCTGGGATACAGATCAGGGTGATCTTGTAGGACCCAGTAAAAACAATCAGGGACAGGATATTACAATCTATAAATATGCAGGTAAAGACAGCGTGATATACGAATGTGAGCAGTCGCTAAAAAGACTGGGAACAGATTATATTGATCTTTACCAGATTCACTGGAATGACAAAACTACAGCAATTGAAGAAACTTTTGAAGCCGTAGCCAGACTTATAGAACAAGGTAAAATAAGATATGCAGGAGTCTGTAATTATGATAAAGATCAGGTGGCAAGAGCTGCTTCTGTATGTCCAATTATTTCCGATCAGATTCCTTACTCTATGGTCAACAGAGGCATAGAAAAGGAAACCGTTCCCTACTGTATTGCTAACGATATCGGAATACTTGCTTATAGTCCTATGGAAAGAGGTCTCCTTACCGGAAAAATGAAACCCGGACAACAATTCGGAGCGGGAGACCATCGTGCTAATCTTCCGTTTTTTACAGATGACAGTATTGCCAGAACAAATGCATTTCTGAAAACGATAGAACCTATTGCAGATAAATACGATGTGACCCTCGGACAACTGGTATTAGGCTGGACAGTGGCTCAGCCCGGTATCACTATTGCACTGGCAGGGGCACGCAATGCATCACAGACTATAAGCAATGCAAGAGCGGGTGATTTGGAAATCGAACAGCAAGATATTGATACGATTACTAAAGAACTTCATACTATGCTTCCATAA
- a CDS encoding RagB/SusD family nutrient uptake outer membrane protein, translated as MKQMIKLKSIITYLTITFGLISCNVERLPEDQIDLSRAFESVTDAGNWDNLFYRQLRGNVYGVYSFTTEVQADMLNATAGYGNRNGAPHRWTDFLSGDGNISTIYSNYYSAINNINIAIRGFKKISPANEAEQKSLNQYTGDAHLARAYYYLNLVLRFSKAYDPSTSKADLGVALILEPDVNLKPKRSTVSEIYTQILSDIGIAKTNLQNVQGTKGATRFTIDAVWALEARVKLYMQDWEGAKAAAEELIKGGKYTLYNSAEGVLKMWSEDTKDEIIFEPAVRSPDERPNTMSIFYGYNTGGRNYRPDFLPSQWVIDKFSNTDYRKAAYFKVVPIFIQGSRYEGFRIVNKWPGNRSLMTDLNTNYNSQKVFRIAEYYLISAEASYMIDQQEDAMKRTNELRKARGLTPINLTGQMLLNEIKDERFRELAFEGFRLDDLKRWKEGFERKNPQSMDMIMKGVDFESKRVTAGDNKFVWGIPERDVTVNLNLTQNPGW; from the coding sequence ATGAAACAAATGATAAAGCTCAAATCTATTATTACATATCTGACTATTACGTTTGGTTTGATTTCATGTAATGTGGAGAGATTACCTGAAGATCAAATAGATCTATCCCGCGCATTTGAATCAGTAACCGATGCCGGAAACTGGGATAATCTATTTTACCGTCAATTGAGGGGTAACGTGTATGGTGTATATAGTTTTACTACTGAAGTACAAGCTGATATGTTGAACGCAACAGCTGGCTACGGTAACCGTAACGGAGCTCCACACAGATGGACCGACTTTCTTTCCGGAGACGGTAATATAAGTACTATATATAGTAATTATTATTCAGCTATAAATAATATTAATATTGCCATCAGGGGATTCAAAAAAATCAGTCCTGCTAATGAGGCAGAACAGAAAAGTCTTAATCAGTATACAGGAGATGCACATCTTGCACGGGCATATTACTATCTTAATCTTGTCTTGCGATTTTCGAAGGCTTACGATCCATCAACTTCAAAGGCAGATCTGGGTGTTGCACTGATATTAGAACCTGATGTAAATTTAAAGCCTAAAAGATCTACTGTAAGTGAGATATATACACAGATATTATCGGATATAGGTATAGCAAAAACAAATCTTCAGAATGTACAGGGGACTAAGGGAGCGACCAGATTTACAATTGATGCCGTATGGGCATTAGAGGCCAGAGTGAAGCTGTATATGCAAGATTGGGAAGGAGCTAAGGCAGCTGCAGAAGAACTCATAAAAGGCGGAAAGTATACGCTTTATAATTCAGCTGAAGGTGTTTTGAAAATGTGGTCAGAAGATACTAAAGATGAAATTATCTTTGAACCTGCTGTAAGGTCTCCTGACGAAAGGCCAAATACAATGAGTATATTCTATGGTTATAATACCGGAGGAAGAAATTACAGACCTGATTTCCTGCCTTCACAATGGGTTATTGATAAATTTAGTAATACGGACTACCGTAAGGCAGCTTATTTTAAAGTAGTACCTATATTTATTCAGGGAAGTAGATATGAAGGGTTTCGGATTGTAAACAAGTGGCCAGGGAACCGTTCTTTAATGACTGATCTTAATACCAATTATAACTCACAGAAAGTTTTCAGAATAGCAGAATACTACCTGATCTCAGCAGAAGCATCCTATATGATTGATCAGCAGGAAGATGCCATGAAGCGCACAAATGAGCTGCGTAAAGCAAGGGGGCTGACTCCAATAAACCTTACGGGTCAAATGCTGTTAAATGAAATCAAAGATGAACGTTTTCGGGAATTAGCTTTTGAAGGTTTTAGATTAGACGATTTAAAAAGATGGAAAGAAGGGTTTGAAAGGAAAAATCCACAATCTATGGATATGATTATGAAAGGAGTTGATTTTGAAAGTAAGCGTGTGACTGCAGGTGATAATAAATTTGTTTGGGGTATTCCGGAGAGAGATGTTACCGTCAATCTCAATCTGACTCAAAATCCCGGCTGGTAA
- a CDS encoding DUF937 domain-containing protein produces the protein MIDLITGGIGTKVITALAGKLGISETKAKWMVAIAVPLMIAALKYNSSKKSEQAESLNNALDNKHTGDALDRVDQIVEDGPSEDDDKIINHMFGKNSDQVKNEIASKTGISSETVGTVLSTLAPIVMAYVGKEKAAQSNSGGIGDLLGGLLNGGGNDNTSANSQQQQSSGGGLADLVSGFFDKNKDGNFLDDIAGMFTKK, from the coding sequence ATGATTGATTTAATTACGGGCGGCATTGGCACAAAAGTCATTACTGCACTGGCTGGAAAACTGGGTATCAGCGAGACCAAAGCTAAGTGGATGGTTGCGATTGCAGTACCCTTGATGATTGCAGCACTAAAATACAATTCCAGCAAAAAATCGGAACAAGCAGAAAGCCTGAACAATGCATTGGATAACAAACATACAGGAGATGCATTGGATCGTGTAGATCAGATTGTAGAAGATGGCCCCAGCGAGGATGATGACAAAATTATCAATCATATGTTTGGTAAAAACTCCGATCAGGTAAAAAATGAAATTGCTTCCAAGACCGGAATAAGTTCAGAAACAGTTGGTACAGTACTTTCAACTCTCGCTCCTATTGTGATGGCTTATGTAGGTAAAGAAAAAGCAGCCCAAAGTAATTCGGGCGGAATCGGAGACTTGCTGGGTGGATTGCTAAACGGGGGAGGAAATGATAATACATCGGCTAACAGTCAACAACAGCAGTCATCAGGTGGTGGTCTTGCAGATCTGGTCAGCGGATTCTTTGATAAGAATAAAGACGGAAATTTTCTGGACGATATTGCCGGAATGTTTACAAAGAAATAA
- a CDS encoding 5-oxoprolinase, producing the protein MSTPIQLYQDFLEIFQKYSVQELIEVNNQDIQAHGRPGSSGAFRTALLHAFSLRGLDLSRIVSKEDGFTSITISALRLEDNVLIPIN; encoded by the coding sequence ATGTCAACACCGATTCAACTTTATCAGGATTTTTTGGAAATCTTTCAAAAGTACAGCGTACAGGAATTAATAGAAGTCAACAATCAGGATATACAGGCACATGGCCGGCCGGGTTCCAGCGGAGCTTTCCGTACGGCATTATTACACGCATTTTCGTTAAGGGGATTGGATCTTTCCAGAATAGTTTCTAAAGAAGATGGATTTACTTCTATCACTATTTCAGCACTACGGTTGGAGGATAATGTCCTTATACCTATAAATTAA
- a CDS encoding HAD family hydrolase, with the protein MKKIEGLIFDYGGTLDSNGQHWAAVLWSSYQKYEAGISREQFDQAYVYAERKMATHPIITEDFNFLQVLQAKLNVQFEYLASQDIRLDNQLADLIANDGYELAKDNVLRVTESLNRLHEKYPVVMVSNFYGNLTSVLRDFGIYNCFDKIIESSVVGVRKPDPAIYALGVDVIGLPAADCLVIGDSYSKDMVPAKACGCQTLWLKGEGWKGDDEEETKDADYTFYDIGDLERIITNWESL; encoded by the coding sequence ATGAAAAAAATAGAAGGGTTAATATTTGACTACGGAGGGACATTAGATTCTAACGGACAGCACTGGGCTGCCGTGCTTTGGTCATCCTATCAGAAATATGAAGCCGGAATTTCAAGGGAACAGTTTGATCAGGCTTATGTATATGCGGAGCGTAAAATGGCCACTCATCCTATTATCACGGAAGATTTTAATTTTCTTCAGGTACTTCAGGCTAAATTAAATGTACAATTTGAGTATCTGGCTTCTCAGGATATCAGACTTGATAATCAACTGGCTGATCTTATTGCAAATGATGGATATGAACTGGCTAAAGATAATGTGCTACGTGTTACGGAGAGCCTGAATCGTCTGCATGAAAAGTATCCTGTGGTGATGGTTTCAAATTTTTATGGTAATCTCACATCTGTATTACGGGATTTTGGAATTTACAATTGTTTTGACAAGATTATAGAATCCTCAGTAGTAGGTGTGCGTAAGCCAGACCCTGCAATTTATGCTTTAGGGGTGGATGTGATCGGACTGCCAGCGGCAGACTGTCTGGTGATAGGAGATTCTTACAGTAAAGATATGGTACCTGCAAAGGCCTGCGGTTGTCAGACGCTTTGGCTGAAAGGCGAAGGCTGGAAGGGGGATGATGAAGAGGAAACGAAAGATGCAGATTATACTTTTTATGATATAGGAGATCTGGAACGTATTATTACAAACTGGGAATCCTTATAA